GGAGAGCTTGTCCTGATCGGCCGTGCTTTTCGGCTCGATCGCCACCGAGATCACCGGCTCCGGGAAGGAGATGGTCTCCAGCTGAATCGGATTGGAAAGGTCGCTGAGCGTATCGCCGGTGAAGGTTTCCTTCATTCCGAGCACCGCCGCGATGTCGCCCGCCAGCACTTCGCCGATCTCTTCGCGCCGGTCCGCATACATGCGGATCAGCCGGCCGATTCGTTCGCGTTTGCCGCGCCCCGAATTCAGCACGGTCGCGCCCTGCTTGAGTTTTCCGGAATAAACTCGGAAATACGCCAGGCGTCCGACGTACGGATCGGAGACGATTTTAAAGACCAGCGCGCTGAGGGGCGCGTTTTCGTCCACCGGCCGGGTCTGCTCCTCGCCGGTGTGGGTGTGAGTCCCGCGCACCGCCGGAATGTCGAGCGGGGAGGGCAGGTAATCCACCACCGCGTCGAGCATCAGCTGGACGCCCTTGTTGCGCAAGGCCGAACCGCATAGGACCGGCGCGGCTTTGCCCTGGATGGTCTCGCGCCGCAGAACCGTCTTGAGCTCCTCGACCGAGATCGCCTGGCCCTCCAAATATTTCAGGGTCAGCGCTTCGTCGAGTTCGGCGATCTGCTCCACCATCCGGGCCCGCCGGGTTTCGGCCTCGGCCTGGAATTCGGGCGGAATCTCCACCACTGCGGCGTCTTCCCCGGTCTTGTCCGTCCACAGCACGGCCTGTTTGGCCATCAGGTCGACCACGCCGCGGAAGGAGGCTTCCTCGCCGATCGGGATCTGCAGTGGGATCGGGTTGGCTCCCAGCCGGGCGCGGATGCTTTCCACGCTGCGGTCGAACGAGGCGCCGGTCCGGTCCATCTTATTAATGAAGCACATCCGCGGCACGCCGTAGCGGTCGGCCTGGCGCCAGACGGTTTCGCTCTGCGGCTCGACGCCCTGCACGGCGTCGAAGACCACCACCCCGCCGTCGAGCACCCGCAGGGAGCGTTGGACCTCGGCCGTGAAATCGATGTGCCCGGGCGTATCGATGATGTTAAGGGTGTAGCCCTTCCACTCGGCGCTGACCGCGGCGGCGACGATGGTGATGCCGCGCTCGCGCTCCTGATCCATCCAGTCGGTGACGGTCGTGCCGTCGTCCACCGACCCCAGCCGGTGCGTCTTGCCGGTATAGAACAACACGCGTTCGGTGGTGGTGGTTTTGCCGGCATCGATGTGCGCGATGATGCCGATATTGCGGTATCGCTCCAGCGGGACCTGGCGTTCCATAATGCCTTCCTCAATCCGTCCTGGTGTGCGTAATCCTGCTCTTCGACCTGGCCTTACGGGGCCAGGCCGATCACCAGGCTTCCCGCCAAGAACCTCATCTTCGATTTGTAACGGCCGCCGTCATTCCGGCGCGCCATCGGCCGGAGCTACCACCGGTAGTGAGCGTAGGCGCGGTTGGCCTCGGCCATCTTGTGCACTTCTTCGCGCTTCTTGACGGCCGATCCGGTGTTGTTGGCCGCGTCAAGCAGTTCGCCGGCCAGCCGCTCGGTCATCGATTTTCCGCCCCGGGAGCGGCTGGCGGCCAGAATCCAGCGCACCGCAAGCGAATCCCGCCGGTCGGCTTCGACTTCGATCGGCACCTGGTAGGTGGCGCCGCCGACCCGCCGCGGTTTGACTTCGATCTGCGGCCCGACGTTGTGCAACGCCTGCTCGAAGACTTCGAGCGGATCCTTCTGGGTGCGCTCCTGCACCAGGTCGAAGGCGTCGTAGACGATCGAAACCGCCGTACTCTT
The Anaerolineales bacterium DNA segment above includes these coding regions:
- the fusA gene encoding elongation factor G, which encodes MERQVPLERYRNIGIIAHIDAGKTTTTERVLFYTGKTHRLGSVDDGTTVTDWMDQERERGITIVAAAVSAEWKGYTLNIIDTPGHIDFTAEVQRSLRVLDGGVVVFDAVQGVEPQSETVWRQADRYGVPRMCFINKMDRTGASFDRSVESIRARLGANPIPLQIPIGEEASFRGVVDLMAKQAVLWTDKTGEDAAVVEIPPEFQAEAETRRARMVEQIAELDEALTLKYLEGQAISVEELKTVLRRETIQGKAAPVLCGSALRNKGVQLMLDAVVDYLPSPLDIPAVRGTHTHTGEEQTRPVDENAPLSALVFKIVSDPYVGRLAYFRVYSGKLKQGATVLNSGRGKRERIGRLIRMYADRREEIGEVLAGDIAAVLGMKETFTGDTLSDLSNPIQLETISFPEPVISVAIEPKSTADQDKLSQALHKLAEEDPTFRVRTDENTGQTVISGMGELHLDVLVERMRREFNVHATVGRPRVAYRESITRAVPKLEYRYIKQSGGRGQYGHVVFALEPGEAGSGVVFENKIVGGAIPKEFIPAVEKGVKEAAEAGVLAGYPVVDVKVTLYDGSFHEVDSNEMSFKMAATFAFREGVQKGGAVLLEPVMKVEVVSPEEYLGDVMGNLSGRRAAIGGVEARPGNVQAVQAMVPLAEMFGYATELRSSTQGRGVFTMEFDHYQALAEAQAQAALGKG
- the rpsG gene encoding 30S ribosomal protein S7, which gives rise to MSRRVRKEPRPVPPDVRYNSVKVNRFIHQVMHKGKKSTAVSIVYDAFDLVQERTQKDPLEVFEQALHNVGPQIEVKPRRVGGATYQVPIEVEADRRDSLAVRWILAASRSRGGKSMTERLAGELLDAANNTGSAVKKREEVHKMAEANRAYAHYRW